From one Gossypium hirsutum isolate 1008001.06 chromosome D08, Gossypium_hirsutum_v2.1, whole genome shotgun sequence genomic stretch:
- the LOC107931276 gene encoding methylsterol monooxygenase 1-1 isoform X2 produces the protein MLPFNTIEEATTFLGRNLTVAETLWFNYSAQKSDFYLYCHNILFLFLIFTFVPLPLVFFETMRSLGFLKYKIQPKVKTSLSEMFRCYKDVMRMFVLLVGPLQLSSCPSIKMVGIRTGLPLPSMWEILAQLTVYFMIEDYTNYWIHRFLHGKWGYENIHRVHHVYSAPIGFAAPYAHWLEVLILGIPTFLGPAIVPGHMITFWLWIALRQIEAIGTHSGYYFPWTPTKYIPFYGGADYHDYHHYVGQQSQSNFASVFTYCDYIYGTDKLKVQSRIYGTQNGGSYYAFTQDLKSE, from the exons ATGTTACCCTTTAATACAATCGAGGAGGCTACTACATTCCTCGGACGGAACTTGACGGTGGCCGAGACACTATGGTTTAATTACTCGGCTCAAAAATCAGATTTCTATCTTTACTGCCACAACATTTTGTTTTTATTCCTCATATTTACTTTTGTGCCTTTGCCGCTTGTTTTCTTTGAGACGATGAGATCTCTGGGTTTCCTTAAGTACAAGATTCAGCCCAAAGTTAAGACGTCCTTATCTGAGATGTTCAGGTGTTATAAAGATGTTATGCGGATGTTTGTTCTTCTTGTGGGTCCTTTGCAGTTATCATCTTGTCCTTCAATTAAG ATGGTTGGGATTCGAACAGGGTTGCCATTGCCATCAATGTGGGAGATACTGGCACAATTGACGGTATATTTCATGATAGAAGATTACACCAATTACTGGATTCACAGGTTCCTGCATGGGAAATGGGGGTATGAGAATATTCACCGGGTTCACCATGTATACTCTGCTCCCATTGGGTTTGCTGCACCCTACGCACATTGGCTTGAAGTTTTGATCCTTGGGATTCCAACTTTTCTTGGACCAGCTATTGTTCCAGGGCATATGATCACCTTTTGGTTGTGGATTGCTTTAAGGCAAATTGAAGCTATAGGGACACACAGTGG ATATTATTTCCCCTGGACTCCCACAAAATATATCCCATTTTACGGTGGTGCAGATTACCATGATTACCACCATTATGTTGGACAACAAAGCCAGAGCAATTTTGCTTCGGTGTTTACTTATTGCGATTATATCTATGGCACTGACAAG TTGAAAGTGCAATCAAGAATTTATGGTACACAGAATGGAGGCTCATACTATGCTTTTACTCAAGATCTTAAATCAGAATAG
- the LOC107941640 gene encoding uncharacterized protein At4g22758 isoform X1, which translates to MPCKGYNKEAKVVINVWVERSPGPVRTMVKLGASVEDAIKLVLHKYADERRTPKLDYSLGFELHHSYFSLQSLDKLQLIGDASCRTFYLRKKSSLAHCRNGGSGSYVSKIGPAKAKSPAYFVPAFMARTVAKIVRGIRRLWKVFLCFR; encoded by the exons ATGCCATGCAAGGGTTACAACAAAGAAGCTAAAGTTGTGATCAACGTATGGGTTGAAAGAAGTCCAGGACCAGTCCGAACCATGGTGAAATTAGGGGCCAGTGTCGAAGACGCTATAAAGCTTGTTCTGCACAAGTATGCTGATGAAAGGAGAACTCCTAAGCTTGATTACAGTTTGGGATTTGAATTACATCATTCTTATTTTAGCCTTCAAA GTTTGGATAAGTTACAGTTAATCGGCGATGCTAGTTGCAGAACCTTCTATCTTAGAAAAAAGAGCAGTTTGGCCCATTGTCGCAATGGAGGATCCGGTTCTTATGTTTCAAAAATTGGTCCAGCAAAAGCCAAATCCCCGGCCTATTTTGTTCCGGCTTTCATGGCTCGAACAGTAGCCAAAATCGTAAGAGGAATACGAAGGCTGTGGAAGGTCTTCCTTTGCTTCAGATAA
- the LOC121220363 gene encoding protein MAIN-LIKE 1-like has product MARLIRSDIRHISDVVNNADSFRVLRVRVSVLKEAPDARLMPYLELAGFGSVALIQSSDLRFNLLSALLGLPIDGSPVTGVSSFTDPAALCYQLLGESPEDGDKYFSGIKFTWLKAKIGQLSATATEGELMCATRAYIMHMIGAVLMPDANGDSVHLSYLPLLANLSTARSYSWGFAVLATLYRELCRATEPHVKDIGGCLILLQSWALYRMPFLASVSHQPYLYPLPLRWTTRPGIGRSCDVPIYRLRIQQHAQEGYGMPGSSDTYSQHYGAHSGSSSSVANEPQDLSSMFATPPPADDEDAGRRPGRERRPPRRYTPRTTLSNHQF; this is encoded by the exons aTGGCTCGATTGATTCGAAGCGATATTAGACACATATCTGATGTGGTTAATAACgcg GACTCGTTCCGAGTATTAAGGGTCCGTGTGAGTGTTTTAAAGGAAGCTCCAGATGCACGATTGATGCCGTACCTGGAGCTAGCCGGATTTGGGTCAGTAGCATTGATCCAGTCCTCCGACTTGCGCTTTAATTTATTATCTGCGCTA CTTGGGCTCCCAATTGACGGGAGTCCCGTAACGGGAGTATCTTCATTTACCGATCCAGCTGCACTTTGCTATCAACTCCTAGGAGAGTCGCCAGAGGACGGTGATAAATATTTTTCCGGCATAAAATTTACATGGCTAAAAGCCAAAATTGGACAATTATCAGCGACCGCCACTGAAGGTGAGTTGATGTGCGCTACTCGAGCGTACATCATGCATATGATAGGGGCAGTACTCATGCCTGATGCAAACGGCGACAGTGTGCATTTGTCGTACTTGCCCCTGCTAGCTAATTTGTCCACTGCTAGGTCGTATAGCTGGGGTTTCGCCGTTTTAGCAACGCTGTACCGGGAGCTTTGTCGAGCGACAGAACCGCATGTTAAAGACATCGGTGGATGCCTCATACTGCTACAGTCCTGGGCACTTTATCGGATGCCGTTTTTGGCATCCGTTAGTCACCAACCGTATCTGTATCCACTGCCACtcag GTGGACGACCCGTCCAGGCATCGGGAGGTCGTGTGATGTCCCGATATACCGCCTCAGGATTCAACAGCATGCCCAGGAAGGG TATGGCATGCCCGGCTCTTCCGACACGTATTCGCAACATTATGGGGCTCATTCCGGTTCAAGTTCGTCGGTGGCGAACGAGCCACAAGACCTTTCCTCTATGTTTGCCACACCCCCACCTGCGGACGATGAGGATGCTGGTCGTCGCCCAGGCCGTGAGCGTCGACCTCCGCGTAGGTATACCCCTAGGACAACACTatcgaaccatcaattttag
- the LOC107941640 gene encoding uncharacterized protein At4g22758 isoform X2 codes for MVKLGASVEDAIKLVLHKYADERRTPKLDYSLGFELHHSYFSLQSLDKLQLIGDASCRTFYLRKKSSLAHCRNGGSGSYVSKIGPAKAKSPAYFVPAFMARTVAKIVRGIRRLWKVFLCFR; via the exons ATGGTGAAATTAGGGGCCAGTGTCGAAGACGCTATAAAGCTTGTTCTGCACAAGTATGCTGATGAAAGGAGAACTCCTAAGCTTGATTACAGTTTGGGATTTGAATTACATCATTCTTATTTTAGCCTTCAAA GTTTGGATAAGTTACAGTTAATCGGCGATGCTAGTTGCAGAACCTTCTATCTTAGAAAAAAGAGCAGTTTGGCCCATTGTCGCAATGGAGGATCCGGTTCTTATGTTTCAAAAATTGGTCCAGCAAAAGCCAAATCCCCGGCCTATTTTGTTCCGGCTTTCATGGCTCGAACAGTAGCCAAAATCGTAAGAGGAATACGAAGGCTGTGGAAGGTCTTCCTTTGCTTCAGATAA
- the LOC107931276 gene encoding methylsterol monooxygenase 1-1 isoform X1 produces the protein MLPFNTIEEATTFLGRNLTVAETLWFNYSAQKSDFYLYCHNILFLFLIFTFVPLPLVFFETMRSLGFLKYKIQPKVKTSLSEMFRCYKDVMRMFVLLVGPLQLSSCPSIKMVGIRTGLPLPSMWEILAQLTVYFMIEDYTNYWIHRFLHGKWGYENIHRVHHVYSAPIGFAAPYAHWLEVLILGIPTFLGPAIVPGHMITFWLWIALRQIEAIGTHSGYYFPWTPTKYIPFYGGADYHDYHHYVGQQSQSNFASVFTYCDYIYGTDKGYRYHKKVLRKLKVQSRIYGTQNGGSYYAFTQDLKSE, from the exons ATGTTACCCTTTAATACAATCGAGGAGGCTACTACATTCCTCGGACGGAACTTGACGGTGGCCGAGACACTATGGTTTAATTACTCGGCTCAAAAATCAGATTTCTATCTTTACTGCCACAACATTTTGTTTTTATTCCTCATATTTACTTTTGTGCCTTTGCCGCTTGTTTTCTTTGAGACGATGAGATCTCTGGGTTTCCTTAAGTACAAGATTCAGCCCAAAGTTAAGACGTCCTTATCTGAGATGTTCAGGTGTTATAAAGATGTTATGCGGATGTTTGTTCTTCTTGTGGGTCCTTTGCAGTTATCATCTTGTCCTTCAATTAAG ATGGTTGGGATTCGAACAGGGTTGCCATTGCCATCAATGTGGGAGATACTGGCACAATTGACGGTATATTTCATGATAGAAGATTACACCAATTACTGGATTCACAGGTTCCTGCATGGGAAATGGGGGTATGAGAATATTCACCGGGTTCACCATGTATACTCTGCTCCCATTGGGTTTGCTGCACCCTACGCACATTGGCTTGAAGTTTTGATCCTTGGGATTCCAACTTTTCTTGGACCAGCTATTGTTCCAGGGCATATGATCACCTTTTGGTTGTGGATTGCTTTAAGGCAAATTGAAGCTATAGGGACACACAGTGG ATATTATTTCCCCTGGACTCCCACAAAATATATCCCATTTTACGGTGGTGCAGATTACCATGATTACCACCATTATGTTGGACAACAAAGCCAGAGCAATTTTGCTTCGGTGTTTACTTATTGCGATTATATCTATGGCACTGACAAG GGCTACCGCTACCATAAGAAGGTCCTAAGGAAG TTGAAAGTGCAATCAAGAATTTATGGTACACAGAATGGAGGCTCATACTATGCTTTTACTCAAGATCTTAAATCAGAATAG